AAATGAAAGTTCTGCAACACTTAAAAAAGTCATTGAAAAAGGTTACTCTACAATTGATAGAAAAGCCGTTTTAAATGTATTTAGCCAAAAAGTAGTGCAAAATGAAATCTTCAAAGACTTTAAAGAATATTTGTCTGCCATTGAATACCAAACAAATTCTTATACAAATTTCGAAAACATAGTTTCAGAATGGAAAGCAGGTGAAGGTTTTTTTATTAAACTACAAGAACTAATACCCGAATGGACAGATTGGAGATATGTTCCAAATCAAACTGGTGGTTTTTTAGGGTTTTGGTATCACTGGCAAGGAACAAATGACATTGGAGAAATTTATATCCAAATCGAAAATGCTTTTGAATACGGAATAAAACTTGTCATTAAAATTGCTGACTGGGAACCAAGTACAGAAACCCTTTACAGATTACTTAACGAAATAAGACCTTTTGCAGATAAAAATGGAATTTCAATAGTAAAACCAAACAAATATAGAGCTGGTGCGACATCAACATTGGCAATTATTGAAAATGCTTTTACAGTGGACAATGAAGGTAATTTTGAAATAGACAAATTCATAATGACTTTGAAAGCACTTGAAAAAACAATTGATAAATATTGTGAAGAACAAAACACAGCAGGTAACACGCAATAAAAAACATAGGGTAGAAAGTGCTAAATTTGAGCGACATAACATTTAATAGACGGTTCAGTAAATTGATAAGTAGGAGCTTCGAAATACCCTACGTTTCTTATTGCCACCGTCAGACTGTCTAAAAAAATCAACAATTTGTAGAAAATAATAATTTGCCACCAAAGAAATAATTTCTATTTTTATAAATGAAATTTATACAAGGAAAAGACAGAAGACAGGCATATATTTTTCCAACATCACTGTAAGAAGCAATTCGAAAAACGCAAACTAAAAAAAGCAAATTATTTTTTGAGCAAAGCAGAAGTGTCCTTATATTTGATAAAAATTTAATCGGTGGTTAGGCTTATTAGTCAGACTGCCGTTATTGTGCATTAAA
This window of the Bacteroidota bacterium genome carries:
- a CDS encoding PD-(D/E)XK nuclease family protein; translated protein: MRNYQCKKCATHITSDKTPSAFNCPKGGHHQWTDLGEVGPNNYQCKKCGLLLKSKNTPSAFNCPSGGHHQWTKLKKMKPNIFRLATKELSQDGFFTWLLQWADNKFSQLDSQLNETAKDFVRLLLDKTEDFQITKVNAGRQWNNIDIWAEINDEYFIGIEDKTNTGEHSGQLERYKQIASDHYKDKNYKLVFVYLKTGNESSATLKKVIEKGYSTIDRKAVLNVFSQKVVQNEIFKDFKEYLSAIEYQTNSYTNFENIVSEWKAGEGFFIKLQELIPEWTDWRYVPNQTGGFLGFWYHWQGTNDIGEIYIQIENAFEYGIKLVIKIADWEPSTETLYRLLNEIRPFADKNGISIVKPNKYRAGATSTLAIIENAFTVDNEGNFEIDKFIMTLKALEKTIDKYCEEQNTAGNTQ